DNA sequence from the Synechococcus sp. MU1617 genome:
GCAGATTGGGGAGCAAGGATGTGTAAAGGCTGCCCGGCCCGAGCACGACCAGGTCGGCATTGGCGATCGCTTCGAGTGCCCGGGGCAGGGCCGGCGGTCGTTCAGGACTGCAGCCCAGACGAACAATGGGGCTGCGGGCGTGACCGATGTTGCTTTCCCCTTCGATCCGTTGGCCGTTTTCAAGTTCGGCCCAGAGCTGCACATCCACGTTGGTGGCCGGCACCACCTGACCTTGCACGGCCAGCACTCGACTTGAAGCGGTGATGGCTGTTTCCAGATTGCCCGTGATCGCTGAGAGGGCTGAGAGAAACAAATTGCCGAAGCTGTGCCCCTCCAGACCGCTCCCGGCGGCAAAGCGGTATTGGAACAGGCGGGTGAGCAGTGGCTCTTCGGTGGATAGAGCAGCCAGACAATTGCGGATGTCGCCCGGGGGGAGCACCCCCAGTTCCCGTCGGAGAACCCCGCTGCTGCCGCCGTCGTCAGCGACGGTGACAATGGCCGTGATGTGGCTGCTGTAACGCTTCAGGCCGCTCAGCAGGGTCGATAAGCCTGTTCCGCCCCCGATGGCCACGATGTTGGGCCCCCTGTTCAAGCGGCTTTTGGCCCGCAGGGCATCCACCAGAACGGTGTCTTTGTCGGGGGCGAGAGCTTGTTGAATCGAGCCGAAGCTGCGGCTCTGCCCCCAAAGCAAAAGGCCACTGCCGATGACCACCACCAGGGGGCCTGTGATCTCGCGGGGTAACACGGTGGTGAGGGTGCTCAGCAGCCAGCTGAGGGTTTCCAGAATCCAGTAGATCGGTTTCAGGTCGGCCCAGACTGCGGCCCCCAGCAGCGCCATCAACAGGCCCAGGCCGGAAGTCAGCAGCCAGCGTTTGACCACCAGGCCAGGTTGCAACCAGCGCACGGCCCTTTGGGATCGGGTCATCAGATCCCGTCGCCGTTGATCGCGCATCATCCGGGCTTGGCGTCTGCTTGTCGGGGGCTTTCGCGCCAAGGAACGGCTTGGTCAGCAAGTTCACCGAACTGTACGGAGCTTGCGGAAAGGCGGCAGGATGTCTGTGTTTTTCGGCCCAGATCGTGCCGCAGCTTCAACCCGTCGTGGAGATGCGGGACCTCACGATGCAGTGGGGACCTCGGCCTGTTCTTGATCGGGTCAACCTGACACTGCGTGCAGGGGAGCGCTTGGCTGTTGTGGGCCCATCAGGGGCTGGCAAGTCAACGGTGTTACGCCTGCTGGCTGGTTTGCAGTTGCCCACCAGCGGTGAGCTGCGCTTGTTCAACAAACCGCAGACCTACCTGCGGCTGGACCAGACCGATCCGCCGGACGTGCGGCTGGTGTTTCAAAACCCCGCTCTGTTGGCATCGCTAACCGTTGAGGAGAACGTCGGCTTCCTGCTGCGGGAACGGGCGCAGCTGTCGCGGCAAGAGATTCGCGAACGTGTGTATGGCTGCCTTG
Encoded proteins:
- the yvcK gene encoding gluconeogenesis factor YvcK family protein, with the protein product MMRDQRRRDLMTRSQRAVRWLQPGLVVKRWLLTSGLGLLMALLGAAVWADLKPIYWILETLSWLLSTLTTVLPREITGPLVVVIGSGLLLWGQSRSFGSIQQALAPDKDTVLVDALRAKSRLNRGPNIVAIGGGTGLSTLLSGLKRYSSHITAIVTVADDGGSSGVLRRELGVLPPGDIRNCLAALSTEEPLLTRLFQYRFAAGSGLEGHSFGNLFLSALSAITGNLETAITASSRVLAVQGQVVPATNVDVQLWAELENGQRIEGESNIGHARSPIVRLGCSPERPPALPRALEAIANADLVVLGPGSLYTSLLPNLLVPELVSAIKRSKAPRLYICNLMTQPGETDGLDVRGHIRAIEAQLASLGIEPRLFNAVLAQDDLPDSNLVRYYQSRGADPVLCDAEGLRSDGYDVTQAPLQGVRPTATLRHDSRSLALAVMRFYRSHRRERDQ